A genomic region of Jeotgalibacillus haloalkalitolerans contains the following coding sequences:
- the rlmD gene encoding 23S rRNA (uracil(1939)-C(5))-methyltransferase RlmD, with the protein MKQVDIEVKQEFPLTIKRLGINGEGVGYFKKQVVFVPGALPGEEIVAEVTDVKPKFATAKIKTIRKESPERVQPPCPVYEACGGCQLQHVTYAEQLKFKKDLIHQALERHAKELAGSIDVKDTIGMEDPWRYRNKSQFQTAKQGKKVIAGLYSMNSHELVDIKECIVQRKETNKATQVVRKQLEKLDIPIYNERTKKGCVRTIVTRVGIHTGEVQIVIVTAGEELPNKEKLITQLENKMPEVKSIMQNINPTSTSMIFGKKTVKLSGKPTIEEKLEEFTYHLSARAFFQLNPVQTVKLYDEVKKAAALTGKEKIVDAYCGSGTIGLWLSDGASEIRGMDVIKESIIDARQNAQNHGVKKYDYQVGTAEEWMFKWKKEGFKPDVVVVDPPRTGCDEKLLDTILSLKPKTFIYTSCNPSTLAKDLKRLSGQYKIESIQPVDMFPQTSQVESVTKLVLK; encoded by the coding sequence ATGAAACAGGTTGATATAGAAGTGAAACAGGAATTTCCGCTGACGATTAAGCGTCTCGGGATTAACGGGGAAGGCGTCGGTTATTTTAAAAAGCAGGTTGTATTTGTACCGGGTGCACTGCCAGGGGAAGAAATCGTGGCTGAAGTCACAGATGTGAAGCCGAAGTTTGCAACAGCTAAGATTAAGACGATCAGAAAAGAGTCACCGGAGCGGGTTCAGCCGCCATGTCCTGTATATGAGGCATGCGGAGGGTGTCAGCTTCAGCATGTCACTTATGCAGAACAGCTGAAGTTCAAAAAGGACCTGATCCATCAGGCGCTGGAAAGACATGCAAAAGAGCTTGCAGGCAGCATTGATGTGAAGGATACGATCGGCATGGAAGATCCATGGCGCTATCGTAATAAAAGTCAGTTCCAGACGGCAAAGCAGGGGAAAAAAGTCATTGCAGGCTTATACAGCATGAACTCTCACGAACTTGTGGATATCAAAGAATGTATCGTTCAGCGTAAAGAAACAAACAAAGCAACGCAGGTTGTCAGAAAACAGCTTGAGAAGCTTGATATTCCAATTTACAATGAACGCACGAAGAAAGGCTGTGTCAGAACGATTGTCACGCGTGTCGGTATTCATACCGGTGAAGTACAGATTGTGATTGTTACTGCGGGCGAGGAATTACCGAATAAAGAAAAGCTGATCACACAGCTTGAGAATAAAATGCCTGAAGTGAAATCGATTATGCAAAACATTAATCCGACTTCAACTTCAATGATTTTCGGTAAGAAAACAGTGAAGCTTTCAGGTAAGCCGACAATTGAAGAAAAGCTTGAAGAGTTTACTTATCATTTATCAGCACGAGCATTTTTCCAGCTGAATCCTGTCCAGACGGTCAAATTATATGATGAAGTGAAAAAAGCAGCTGCACTGACAGGGAAAGAGAAAATCGTTGATGCCTACTGTGGATCAGGTACGATTGGGCTTTGGTTGTCAGATGGCGCTTCAGAAATCCGGGGCATGGATGTCATTAAGGAATCCATTATTGATGCGCGCCAGAATGCACAGAACCACGGTGTGAAGAAGTACGATTATCAGGTTGGAACTGCAGAAGAGTGGATGTTCAAATGGAAGAAGGAAGGCTTTAAACCGGATGTTGTAGTCGTTGACCCGCCAAGAACAGGATGCGATGAAAAACTGCTGGATACAATCCTTTCGCTGAAGCCGAAAACATTCATCTATACATCATGCAACCCATCGACACTGGCAAAAGATTTGAAGAGACTGTCAGGACAGTATAAAATTGAATCTATTCAGCCAGTCGATATGTTTCCTCAAACAAGCCAGGTTGAAAGTGTCACAAAGCTTGTATTGAAGTGA
- a CDS encoding SDR family NAD(P)-dependent oxidoreductase — protein MAKKIALITGAGSGLGKELALLFGQDYHIVLVGRTADKLEDVASFLSESTVITADVADPSSIQKLYEQLSEKNLLPDLLVNNAGVGHFGRAESLSYDQLNEMMHINAIGPMLLTNTLLADMKKKKSGIILNILSTAAQKGKVNETGYVASKYAFRGYSESLAKEVAQDGIRVVRAYMGGMNTPFWDHNHYVSDPDRLPDPKEIAERIYHQMDQDEIQAS, from the coding sequence ATGGCTAAAAAAATTGCTTTAATCACAGGTGCCGGTTCCGGTCTTGGAAAAGAACTTGCGCTGTTATTCGGCCAGGATTATCACATTGTACTTGTTGGCAGAACTGCTGATAAGCTTGAAGACGTGGCATCATTTCTATCTGAAAGTACTGTCATAACTGCTGACGTGGCGGATCCCTCTTCTATCCAGAAGCTTTATGAACAGCTGTCAGAAAAGAATCTGTTGCCGGATCTGCTGGTAAATAATGCAGGGGTTGGCCACTTCGGAAGAGCTGAGAGCTTAAGCTATGATCAGCTGAATGAAATGATGCATATCAATGCTATCGGTCCAATGCTTTTAACGAATACGCTGCTGGCTGATATGAAAAAGAAAAAGAGCGGTATCATTCTGAATATCCTTTCTACCGCTGCGCAAAAAGGAAAAGTGAATGAAACCGGTTATGTTGCTTCGAAATATGCGTTCAGGGGCTATTCAGAAAGCCTGGCAAAAGAGGTTGCCCAAGATGGCATTCGTGTCGTCAGAGCTTATATGGGTGGGATGAATACGCCGTTTTGGGATCATAATCATTATGTTTCAGATCCTGACAGACTCCCTGATCCAAAAGAAATCGCTGAAAGAATTTATCATCAGATGGATCAGGATGAAATTCAGGCATCCTGA
- the recX gene encoding recombination regulator RecX — protein MPVITKITKQKRNEERYNIFLDGKYAFSVDEAVLVQYQLQKNKEIDDFDIGEIEYEDQIRKGFNKALVYLSYRMRSEKEIADYLLEHEMGEAAIEETLHKLRHYGYVNDEEFAKAFINTKVNTTDKGPLQIKTGLKEKGISNEIIEALMSERLAEEWKERAAAIMDKVIKKNPKLSPLQIKKKTQDTLARKGYSGQTVSAVLADLSVERDEDEQKTAVLAQAKKAHNKYARKFEGFEYEQRMKQALYRKGFTMDEIEWAIEELREED, from the coding sequence ATGCCTGTTATTACAAAGATCACAAAGCAAAAGCGTAATGAAGAACGCTATAATATATTTCTTGATGGCAAGTATGCATTTAGTGTGGATGAAGCTGTCTTAGTCCAGTATCAGCTTCAGAAAAATAAAGAAATTGATGATTTTGATATAGGTGAGATTGAGTATGAGGATCAGATCCGCAAGGGTTTCAATAAGGCGCTTGTCTACTTGAGTTACCGGATGCGGTCTGAGAAAGAAATTGCTGACTATTTACTGGAGCATGAAATGGGAGAAGCGGCAATTGAGGAGACGCTCCATAAGCTCAGACACTACGGCTATGTAAATGATGAAGAATTTGCGAAAGCATTTATTAATACAAAAGTGAATACCACTGATAAAGGGCCTCTTCAGATCAAAACCGGTCTGAAAGAAAAGGGGATTTCTAACGAGATCATTGAGGCTTTGATGAGTGAGAGGTTAGCTGAAGAATGGAAGGAGCGGGCGGCAGCGATTATGGATAAAGTCATAAAGAAAAACCCAAAGCTGTCACCACTGCAGATTAAAAAGAAAACCCAGGATACGCTCGCAAGAAAAGGGTACAGCGGGCAGACGGTTTCTGCAGTCCTTGCAGACCTGTCTGTTGAAAGGGATGAAGATGAACAGAAAACAGCTGTTTTAGCCCAGGCGAAAAAAGCGCACAACAAATATGCCCGTAAGTTTGAAGGATTTGAATATGAACAAAGAATGAAACAGGCTTTATATCGTAAAGGCTTTACAATGGATGAAATTGAATGGGCGATTGAAGAGCTGAGGGAAGAAGATTAA
- a CDS encoding YfhH family protein yields the protein MSTEKRYSTMTEHELKQEIAQLKEKARKAEALGIVNEFAVLERKAIMAEAYLLNPKDFKKQEVYAIKNDPGKYFKIDYLNGVFAWGYRLGGERELEALPISLLENKKGGQS from the coding sequence ATGTCCACAGAAAAAAGATACAGTACAATGACCGAACACGAGCTGAAACAGGAAATTGCCCAGCTCAAAGAAAAAGCGCGTAAGGCAGAAGCGCTCGGGATTGTAAATGAATTCGCCGTATTAGAAAGAAAAGCGATTATGGCTGAAGCTTATTTACTGAATCCAAAAGACTTTAAAAAGCAGGAAGTCTATGCGATTAAAAATGATCCGGGTAAGTATTTCAAAATTGATTATCTGAACGGTGTATTTGCATGGGGCTACAGACTTGGCGGGGAAAGAGAGCTTGAAGCACTGCCAATCTCCCTGCTTGAGAATAAAAAAGGAGGTCAATCATGA
- the mutY gene encoding A/G-specific adenine glycosylase translates to MNEELEKRIKKVNAKKFGEDLVGWFEEEMRDLPWRENQDPYRVWVSEIMLQQTRVDTVIPYYNRFMEQFPTVEALANAPEDQVLKAWEGLGYYSRARNLQAAVREVHETYAGIVPDNPKDISALKGVGPYTAGAILSIAYGKPEPAVDGNVMRVMSRILSIWDDIAKPSSRKIFEAGVRELIYKENPSYFNQALMELGAIVCTPTSPSCFLCPVQAHCAAFEEGTQQELPVKSKKKAAKTVELLTVIAENKKGEVLVTQRPEQGLLANMWEFPSFERNGTDTGVQMTELLSSDYHVDAMIIDEEWMVQDHIFTHLIWKMQVGRATVNQSDTALPEQTQWVSKDDIEKLAMPVSHRKIANRWKELT, encoded by the coding sequence ATGAATGAAGAACTAGAAAAGCGAATAAAAAAGGTAAATGCCAAAAAATTTGGAGAAGACCTCGTTGGCTGGTTTGAAGAGGAGATGAGAGATCTTCCATGGAGAGAAAATCAGGATCCCTACAGAGTCTGGGTCTCTGAGATCATGCTCCAGCAGACCAGAGTGGATACAGTGATTCCTTATTATAACCGCTTTATGGAGCAATTCCCGACAGTAGAAGCTCTGGCGAATGCACCGGAAGATCAGGTGCTAAAAGCATGGGAAGGACTTGGTTACTACTCAAGAGCCAGAAATCTGCAGGCTGCTGTCAGGGAAGTACATGAGACTTACGCTGGAATTGTACCGGATAATCCGAAAGATATTTCAGCGCTAAAAGGAGTCGGTCCTTATACAGCGGGGGCAATCCTGAGCATTGCATATGGAAAGCCTGAACCCGCAGTAGATGGAAATGTCATGCGGGTCATGTCACGCATTCTGTCTATATGGGATGATATAGCGAAACCGTCTTCAAGAAAGATTTTTGAAGCGGGAGTAAGAGAGCTGATTTATAAAGAAAACCCATCTTATTTTAATCAGGCATTAATGGAGCTTGGCGCGATTGTCTGCACGCCTACATCACCGTCATGCTTCCTGTGTCCGGTTCAGGCTCACTGTGCGGCATTTGAAGAAGGGACCCAGCAGGAGCTTCCTGTGAAAAGTAAAAAGAAAGCTGCAAAAACGGTTGAACTGCTGACGGTTATCGCAGAAAATAAAAAGGGTGAGGTGCTCGTCACGCAAAGACCGGAGCAGGGACTCCTTGCAAATATGTGGGAGTTCCCAAGCTTTGAGAGAAACGGAACGGACACCGGTGTGCAAATGACAGAACTTTTATCATCTGATTATCACGTTGACGCGATGATCATTGATGAAGAATGGATGGTTCAGGATCATATATTCACGCATCTGATCTGGAAAATGCAGGTTGGAAGAGCGACAGTCAATCAATCAGATACAGCACTGCCTGAACAGACTCAATGGGTATCAAAAGATGACATTGAAAAGCTTGCCATGCCTGTTTCACACAGGAAGATTGCAAACCGCTGGAAAGAGTTAACGTAA
- a CDS encoding aldehyde dehydrogenase gives MDIQTKEDVQKIIDRQKTFFQSGVTKDVKFRISQLKRLQRVIKEHEQDILNALNKDLGKNEFEGYVTEIGFTLKSIKTMIKNVKQWSETEKVKTPVFQMPSKSFIMKEPYGSVLIIGPFNYPFQLLVEPLIGAMAAGNCAVLKPSESTPETAKVVKKMIEDNFDPAYLSVVEGEKEETSLLINAPFDYLFFTGSVPVGKIVMEAASKNLVPHTLELGGKSPTIVDETADLDKAARRIMWGKLINSGQTCIAPDYLVVHESVKDQLVEKLKETVQEFYGQEIQQNDEYGRIVNEKHFDRLQDIINRDQDLIVYGGKTDRDDKFIEPTILDGADWSSAAMEDEIFGPVLPVLTYTNLDDAINMINEHPKPLALYVFTENSHTENQVLGRISFGGGCVNDTLSHVSNEHLPFGGVGHSGVNAYHGKHSFDTFTHRKSMMKKSTKVDVKLAFPPYKTSLDTIKKLLG, from the coding sequence GTGGATATTCAAACAAAAGAAGATGTTCAAAAAATCATTGATCGTCAGAAAACCTTTTTTCAAAGCGGTGTAACAAAAGATGTGAAGTTTCGCATCAGTCAGCTGAAAAGACTTCAGCGCGTGATTAAAGAACATGAACAGGACATTTTGAATGCTTTAAATAAAGACCTTGGCAAAAATGAATTCGAAGGGTATGTCACTGAGATCGGTTTTACCCTTAAAAGTATTAAAACAATGATTAAAAACGTGAAGCAGTGGTCAGAAACTGAAAAAGTGAAAACCCCTGTTTTTCAGATGCCTTCAAAAAGCTTTATCATGAAAGAGCCTTATGGCAGCGTATTGATTATTGGGCCGTTTAATTACCCGTTCCAGCTGTTAGTGGAGCCGTTAATCGGTGCAATGGCTGCTGGGAACTGTGCGGTACTGAAGCCTTCAGAAAGCACACCTGAAACAGCAAAAGTGGTAAAGAAAATGATTGAAGATAACTTTGATCCAGCCTATCTGTCAGTGGTGGAGGGTGAGAAGGAAGAAACGTCATTATTAATCAATGCACCATTTGATTATCTATTCTTTACAGGCAGCGTTCCTGTCGGAAAGATTGTTATGGAAGCAGCATCTAAAAATCTTGTGCCGCATACACTTGAGCTTGGCGGCAAGAGTCCGACGATTGTTGATGAAACAGCTGATCTTGATAAGGCTGCACGCAGAATCATGTGGGGCAAGCTGATCAATTCAGGTCAGACATGTATTGCACCGGATTATCTTGTGGTTCATGAATCAGTGAAGGATCAGCTGGTCGAAAAGCTGAAAGAAACCGTTCAGGAATTTTACGGACAGGAGATCCAGCAGAACGATGAATACGGCCGGATTGTAAACGAAAAGCATTTCGATCGTCTGCAGGACATCATCAATCGTGATCAGGACCTGATTGTGTATGGTGGTAAGACGGACCGTGATGATAAATTTATCGAGCCGACCATTCTTGATGGGGCGGACTGGTCATCTGCTGCGATGGAGGATGAGATTTTCGGACCGGTTCTTCCGGTTTTGACTTATACAAATCTAGATGATGCCATTAATATGATTAATGAGCATCCGAAACCGCTCGCGCTGTATGTGTTTACTGAAAACAGTCATACGGAAAATCAGGTGCTTGGCCGGATTTCGTTTGGCGGCGGGTGTGTGAATGATACGCTGAGTCATGTATCGAATGAACATCTGCCGTTTGGCGGTGTTGGGCATTCGGGTGTAAATGCATATCACGGGAAGCATAGTTTTGATACGTTTACGCACCGGAAGAGTATGATGAAGAAGAGTACGAAGGTGGATGTGAAGCTAGCATTCCCGCCTTATAAGACGAGCCTGGATACGATTAAGAAGCTGCTTGGGTAA
- a CDS encoding YfhJ family protein, translated as MSEEKQALIDKLRLKDPSLSEEKAGMLIDLLKEDFEATYAKAGYEYHGEEMSKRIVEQWIDNYGDRISDVAAMNEKYAAILKNDDIH; from the coding sequence ATGAGTGAAGAGAAACAGGCATTAATTGATAAGCTCAGATTGAAAGACCCATCACTTTCTGAAGAAAAAGCCGGTATGCTCATTGATCTGTTAAAAGAAGATTTCGAAGCAACGTATGCAAAAGCAGGCTATGAATATCATGGAGAAGAAATGTCTAAGAGAATCGTGGAACAGTGGATTGATAACTACGGTGACAGGATCAGTGACGTCGCTGCAATGAACGAAAAGTATGCAGCGATTTTGAAGAATGATGATATTCATTAA
- a CDS encoding metal-dependent hydrolase: protein MDTGTHIVMGFAIGGLAAIDPVVANDPATAQSVLIAAVIGSQAPDADTVLKLRNNAVYIRHHRGITHSVPAVMLWPIAITAAIYPFFPEANLLHLWLWTFLAVFLHVFVDIFNSYGTQALRPFSSRWVALGVINTFDPIIFGIHIIGLIIWGFGANPVPTFLIMYAVIVGYYIVRFMLQSAVRHSIKNTIPKADNVIIAPTIRFYQWRIAAETKEHFYVGRAYGRSITIYDKFKKKSIPDNEIFQKAKTDRNVSAFLSFSPLYRWELSEGDDQYEVRFIDLRYRSNDHYPFVAVVQMDKDLEIQSSYTGWIFSEEKLQKKLDILPNE from the coding sequence TTGGATACTGGTACGCACATCGTAATGGGTTTTGCAATCGGCGGTCTGGCTGCCATCGATCCAGTCGTCGCCAACGACCCTGCAACTGCCCAAAGTGTTTTAATCGCCGCAGTCATCGGCTCCCAGGCACCTGATGCTGATACGGTTCTGAAGCTTAGAAATAATGCGGTATATATCAGACATCACCGCGGTATCACACATTCCGTGCCAGCTGTTATGCTGTGGCCAATCGCCATTACTGCAGCCATTTATCCATTTTTCCCTGAAGCAAACCTGCTTCATTTATGGTTATGGACTTTCCTTGCAGTATTTCTGCATGTATTCGTCGATATATTTAACAGCTACGGTACACAGGCACTCCGTCCTTTTTCATCAAGGTGGGTAGCGCTTGGTGTCATCAATACATTTGACCCGATTATTTTCGGGATCCATATCATCGGACTCATCATTTGGGGATTTGGTGCAAATCCGGTACCGACTTTCCTCATTATGTATGCGGTAATCGTCGGCTATTATATCGTCAGGTTCATGCTTCAATCTGCAGTTCGCCATTCAATTAAAAATACGATACCTAAAGCAGACAATGTTATTATCGCACCTACGATCCGCTTTTACCAATGGCGAATCGCTGCGGAAACGAAAGAGCATTTTTATGTGGGACGTGCTTACGGACGATCAATTACCATCTACGATAAATTCAAAAAGAAATCAATTCCTGATAATGAAATTTTTCAAAAAGCGAAAACTGATCGCAATGTTTCAGCTTTCCTGTCATTTTCACCATTGTACCGCTGGGAACTGAGTGAAGGTGATGATCAGTATGAAGTCAGGTTTATTGACTTGAGATACCGGAGTAATGATCATTATCCATTTGTGGCAGTTGTCCAGATGGATAAGGACCTTGAGATTCAGAGCTCTTATACAGGTTGGATCTTCAGTGAAGAGAAGCTGCAGAAAAAACTGGATATTCTTCCGAATGAATGA
- a CDS encoding TIGR01777 family oxidoreductase, with protein MNILLSGGTGFAGRSITKLLTDKGHDVFILTRNPDKENKPHVTYIKWLADGAAPEEELPKIDVVINLAGESINNGRWNDEQKKKIYDSRMEATDEILRLIRAFDETPSVLVNASAIGIYPPSETKIYTESSNERGDDFLAETVVDWEYKAKLAEDEGVRVVCARFGIILGKDDGALPNIVLPYKMMAGGTVGTGRQWLSWVHHEDVARAVWHAIEDETLEGPVNVTAPNPMKMRDFGKTVGTVLNRPHWMPVPGFALKLALGDKSSLVLEGNKVLPKVLEEHGFTFKYPLLHDALKEIYDK; from the coding sequence ATGAATATTTTATTAAGCGGAGGAACCGGCTTTGCAGGCAGATCCATTACAAAGTTACTGACTGATAAAGGACATGATGTATTTATCCTCACCAGAAACCCTGATAAGGAAAACAAGCCACACGTAACTTATATCAAGTGGCTTGCAGATGGCGCAGCACCTGAAGAGGAACTGCCAAAAATCGATGTGGTTATAAACCTTGCAGGTGAATCAATTAACAATGGCAGATGGAACGATGAACAAAAGAAAAAAATCTATGACAGCCGGATGGAAGCAACAGATGAGATCCTCAGGCTGATCCGGGCATTTGACGAAACGCCATCAGTGCTTGTCAATGCAAGCGCAATCGGCATATACCCGCCATCTGAAACGAAAATTTATACTGAATCCTCAAATGAAAGAGGAGACGACTTTTTGGCTGAAACTGTTGTGGACTGGGAGTATAAAGCAAAGCTCGCTGAAGATGAAGGTGTCAGAGTCGTATGCGCGCGCTTTGGTATCATTTTAGGAAAAGATGACGGTGCACTTCCTAACATCGTGCTTCCTTATAAAATGATGGCCGGCGGCACAGTCGGTACAGGAAGGCAATGGCTTTCATGGGTGCACCACGAAGACGTGGCAAGAGCAGTGTGGCATGCAATTGAAGACGAAACCCTCGAAGGTCCGGTTAACGTAACTGCACCTAATCCAATGAAAATGAGAGACTTCGGCAAAACAGTCGGCACCGTCCTCAACCGCCCGCACTGGATGCCGGTACCAGGCTTTGCGCTGAAACTTGCTCTTGGCGACAAAAGCTCACTCGTTCTTGAAGGCAACAAGGTACTCCCTAAGGTACTTGAAGAACACGGATTTACATTTAAATATCCATTGCTCCATGATGCTTTAAAGGAGATTTATGATAAATGA
- a CDS encoding DNA-3-methyladenine glycosylase family protein encodes MWQHEINVQGPYDFERVLDRMSLDPLVVMDQQALRLSLPFEYQKKQAVHITFTGSKTEPSFKIEGTADQSEALQFVQRVLQLERGLHDIHDHFKESTLKTIFEAHAGTPLVLEPSPYSCLVKSVIHQQLNMSFAATLTERFVKTFGEQVDGVWFYPDPETVASIPVETLRDMQFSQRKAEYLIGIGEKISSGELDLSALSEKDDETVIKELVKIRGIGPWTAQSVLLFGFGRMDIFLPADIGIQNALKKHFQLDEKPALNEMEKWQKDWRPYSSYASLYLWRSIETGK; translated from the coding sequence CATATGACTTTGAACGTGTTCTGGACCGGATGAGTCTTGATCCGCTCGTTGTAATGGATCAGCAGGCACTGCGTCTCTCATTGCCGTTTGAATATCAGAAAAAGCAGGCGGTACATATTACATTCACAGGCAGTAAGACAGAGCCTTCTTTTAAAATTGAAGGGACAGCTGATCAATCAGAGGCACTTCAGTTTGTTCAGCGTGTACTCCAGCTTGAGCGGGGACTGCACGACATTCACGATCATTTTAAGGAATCCACGTTAAAAACAATTTTTGAAGCGCATGCGGGAACACCGCTTGTGCTTGAACCTTCACCATACAGCTGTCTGGTGAAAAGTGTGATACATCAGCAATTGAATATGTCTTTTGCTGCGACGCTTACTGAAAGATTTGTGAAAACCTTTGGTGAGCAGGTAGATGGCGTATGGTTTTATCCAGATCCTGAAACTGTCGCCTCCATTCCGGTTGAAACACTGAGAGACATGCAGTTCAGTCAGCGGAAGGCTGAATATTTAATTGGCATCGGTGAAAAGATTTCTTCAGGTGAACTTGATCTGTCAGCACTGAGTGAAAAAGATGATGAGACAGTTATCAAAGAATTAGTAAAGATCAGAGGAATCGGCCCCTGGACGGCTCAGAGTGTGCTATTATTTGGGTTTGGCAGAATGGATATTTTTCTGCCTGCAGATATCGGGATTCAAAATGCCCTTAAAAAGCATTTTCAATTAGATGAAAAGCCTGCTTTAAATGAAATGGAGAAATGGCAAAAGGACTGGCGTCCATACTCAAGCTATGCCTCCCTTTATTTATGGCGGAGCATTGAAACAGGGAAGTGA